AAcaagcttattttaaaacatacaagAAAAGACAATAGCTTGATTTCTTCAGGGAAGAGTATTCCAAGACTGAAAGAGGGATAGACAAGCATAATGGTCCTCACTGAAGAGGATGATGCCTGGACTTCAGTCAATTGAACTCTGAGAACTCTGCAATAGCTCAGAACAGCCATTTGACAGCACAGCCAAAGGCTCCCCTGTCCCTTGccaccttttcttcttcatccccAGTTAAAGTAATTCTTGGAAAATTTAAGTGCTGGGTCTGCCCATGCTCCCAGAAGCTGTTCTGCAATGAATTTGCATTCAGAagttgcagcagcacagcctaCACTGTATTTGGCAAGGCCTGCAAGGTAAGTAGGGTATAGAAATAGTTACACGGCACTGAATTGGATGCTCTGAACCTGAAGTATTCGTTATATTACCTTTGTCCTCGAAAGCTTGTCGTGAAGGTGCTGACAGGTAATTAAATGGTGTTGATACAAGCTGGGCAGCTCGTGCAAAGTCTCTTGTGTTGTTTGGACTGGCAGCTAATGTTTTATTACTACATGGTACATTCCACACCGTATAATCATCCCTCAAGAACTCTGGTGTCCCTGTTTCTTCctggacagaaaaataaacatgcagaTTTACGTTAAGCCATCAAAACTGTCCTGTCAGACCTACACTGTAACGTACTAGCAGCCTCCAGTCTCAGTAATGCAGAGTCTGAATATGTCAACTTAtgttattagaaaaataaaggaaagtcAACATAGCCTAAATCACAGGCTTATATAGTTTTGTGTCAGGCTTGCGTGTTGGCAATAATCAGTTCCACAGCAAAATGTTAGACATCAAAAAATTGTCATAGGAGAATCTGAAGAAGCTTCTCACTTGCATCCAAGCAGCCTGAAGTTTCATGCATCTCCTTGGCTATGAAAATTGTCAGGTGGTTAGCACAACTTCAGGCATTTCTCGTTCCCTCTCCCTGTTGTTCCTTCCCTACAGAGATGCCAAATCTACACCTCAACTGCAGTCAGATCTGTTCTATGAATAGAGGTCTCCACTACTAAGCTCCTagaatttttatgaaaattaacAAGTGAAAAAGCTCATCCCGCTATCAGTGAACAGAAAGGGGTAGCTAGGCTTTAACAAAATTTCATTTGTAGGATTGTTGAGGGACTAGGACAACAGAAACATAACTACCTAACCCGTCATCAAGGCTAATTCTTGCAATAAGATCAAACACTCACTTCTGTACAGTCAGTCAAGGGACGTTGTCCAAAAGTTCTGGGCTCTTCTGACTTCTTTTTACGCTGTGGGATTCTGACAAAACAGGTAGCTTAGAATAACTTTTCCCCAGAAACCTTCCAAGGCAGACTGATCGTAACAAAGAtttgatgcttttatttatttaaagaaaaccatTTGTGGATACTAACAGAAGTTGCAGTAGCTCAAGAAACAAGCTATCCTCAGTTGTCCAGAAAATTAAGCATCTTAAGCACACTGTCCAAACAGGAAAGTTGCGCAATTCTACAGAGAAGCAGCTACAGCTTTCTCATGCCACTTCCCCACAGCTGCTACTGATTTTATTCAAGCCAATCCTCATACTGCAAATACAGTCATAGCAAAATTACATGGAATAGAATCAATCCTATATGTAATTCTCAATAAACagctctgttgctttttttctccttacctgctattctctttttcattctcaTCTTCAAAGATAGAAAACATAGGCACGACAGGGGCAGCAACATTAACCTTCAAGGTTCCATCAGGCTCTTAAAATAAGAGATCACTGATCGTCACACAGTGGAGATTATATTAAGTCACATTTTTCCCCTAACCAAGCAGCTGAGGGGCTTGAAGTTGTACCTTCTCTTTTAGGATACTGCACAATTATTTTTGGTCAGGCACAGACATGCTATAGCGAGGCACCCCTTAGAAGTAAAGATGCTTGTTTTAAGGAAGGTCAGTGGCTTGATAATAGGTTAGTTTTGGCACACATGGACTTGAAATAGATATAACTTATTTTCTTGTAAAGACTGGatagaaactttaaaaaaaaagaaaagaaactgaagcagaTAAACAAGGTAAACATGCAAGTGCTTAAAGCCAGAGTAAGAGATGCAGTCATGGCTATATCCAGGAGCATCCTCAGAACTACCACTCAACTGGTCTTTCTCATAAAGGCTTAGAAATGGAGAAGATTTTTCCATCTCAGAAAACCAAGAATGGCCAGGAATACAGAAGCTTCCTTGGCTGCATCTGACCTGCTGTGAAATATCCTTGAGCTCACTGTCATAAGCCACTACCTAGCTTTCAGAGAGACTTAACTGTTACTGATAAGCTGGCTATTCAGAGACTAACACCTAGCTTGCAAAATGGCTTAGAAACAAAGCTTTATTCATATGAAGAATCAGCTGTGCACTTTTCAAAGTCAGGTTTTAAATACCACAGACGTGTCTACAGAGAAGCAACATTTAATGATGACGTTAATAGGCTGCTAGCATTAAAGTACTTCTGCCTGTCTTAGACTGTGCATCAACATTTAGAACTTGTCAATAAATCAAATGCACTACCAGGTTAAGAAATTGCTTCTTCACTTTACACTGACTCACACAACTACTTGCTTCAAAATTATGGGGAACAGTGGTAGGAGTATGCAAGAAACATAGGAGTGAAATAAAGGACAtaggactaaaaaaaaaaaaaaagtacataccCCTTTTTCTACAAAAGACCTCAAGTTGCTCCTCACTTTCTTCAAGAGATAGTTCAGGTGAGAAGGGTGTTTGAAACACATCCATTAGAAATcctagaaatagaaaagaaaaatacgtGAATGCCACCTAATAAAGTTTATCTGTTCTGTAATAGTTGAATTGAATGATTCTTATGATTTATCAAATGCCAGTGAACTATTATTCCTTACTCTTGCATTTAAACACTCCAGATAACTGAGCAGGAAGATTAGACTTAACCAATGCATATCTGCTGGTGCCATGAATTTTTCTCCCTAAAAAAACCCTCACACTCTCAAAGATGAGATTTTGGGTTCTTCTAAAGGAGaaagttcttttattttttaagagatttGGATAACTAATGCATACCACAAGctttttggtttttctttttacagatttATATTCGGCAGTAGCTGTTTGCTACGTAGTAGTAGTTAACAGGCTTACTACCAAAACAGAAGAACATGGCAGAAGCACACAAAAGGAACAGAGTAACTTCTGGGTACTATCACTCTACATCTGATATCAGAAAAAAGTCACAGTTTCCATTGTGGGATTTtgaaaaaatcagcatttagGATTGATAACGCTCAtcctataaaacaaaaaacttttgcATAAGGCACCCTGGTGTGAACTCTGAGGGAAGCTCGATGTCAGCAAGAGTCAAGTTATTAACTTCCTATCATTCTTCCACATTAGCCTGTTGAAAGTCATCATCTCAGAAACAAGAGTCACCAACAGTACAGACAAATTCAGCTGAACATGCTGCCCAAAGCCTAGCAGGTGTATAACCAGTGACTTGTTCAGAATTTGACAACATGTGGCTGCTGGGATGTTACTAAGGCTGCTATTTCCTGAGCAGAGTTTTACTGCCCCTGTCTTGGAAGAAGATGTTGGGTCACCAAGTCGACTGCAGAAGAGTACCAGtaccattaattttattttcctctaggTGTGAATGCCTATAGCTACATAGCCCCATTTTATATTCAGTTCCACTAAAAGTTACCAGGCAAGACCCCATTAATTCCAGTGAAACTAGCGTATTATTCCAGATGCCTACCCAATGCTTCTTTGGTATGAACTGTAGGTGAAGGTTGCACTTTGAATGGCGTTGCCTGTGTTGCTCCTCCAAGGGAGGTTCCTCCAAGGGAGGTATTTGGTGTAGCTTGAGAAGCATTTCCAGAAGCAAAGGAAGAATTTCCAACTCTAGAtgctagaaaagaaaacagcgAGATCATTTCTAAACTAGCCTGGGATTGTTTATCAACATTTCAGTAGCCAGCAAAATGTTAGCAAGAGAAGTAAATAAGAGGAGTAGCAGAACGACAACCCAGAATTTCGGGAGAGCAGAATTTAGCTTGTTCAGTGATCTGCTTGTTCCCAAGGGAGACTGCCCCGAAGGGCAGAATGGACCTTGGACAGCTGGGTGGTCTTTGAGGATGCTCTCAGTTCACAGGAACAATCCGTTCTGACACAGTTAAGCAGGAAGGAAGCCAGTGAAGACAAAGGACTCCTGACCGAGCTCAAACTAAAAAGGAATTGCACAGAAAGTGGAAACAGGGACCAGCTACATGGAAAGGATACCAAGACGTTGCCCAAGCATGCAAGGATGGAGTCAGGAAAGTCAAAAAGCTTAACTAGGGTTGGAACTAGTGAGAGATGTGGCAACAACCATTtcttgtacaaaaaaaaaaaaaacaaacaaaaaaacaaacacattaaaaataaggaaactgAACCCACTGCTCAGTAGGGTAAGGGACCTAGCAAAAGGTGACATGGAAAAGGATGTTTTGCCCACATTCTTACTCTAAGGTCTGCCCCCAAGTCCCTGAAGGTTCTGACAGAAACTAGGGGAAGGAAGCATTATGTCAGAGACCTCAAGAGTTCCCAGCCAGCCAAGGTTAATTTACACAGTGAAGTATAAACAGCCTGTAAGTGCTAAGAGTTTAAAACTGAAAGTGATTAGTGGATCTTATAGTCTGTTTCCCTTTGTATTATGGGTCACTGTTTCAGCCAGGTTACTGCTGTATTAAGTTTCAGCATTTTAGTCTCATTTCTCTGACACATCACCTCTTTAGGAAGAGGAAACATGCTCCCAGTAACCTGAGGAAAATCCCCTCCCAAGGGCAAATCATTTAGCCACTCAGAAGGGTCATCTTCCCTGGAAAGCAGAGGCCCACTAAAACCAGTATCTACTGGTGGCAACTGTGCCCAGTCACTGATGACTGAAAATGCAGTCAGTAAGAGTCAACTAGCAAAGTATTAAAACTCACACAAATTCCTTTGAAgttaaaaacataatatttcATCTTGGTCATCTAAATGCAGAACTGTAAGTAGTAACGGAAGCTCAAGAAGTCATACAATTCACTTTCTGCTCCTACATCATATGTATCCCACATAATTTCACATATACATCCAACACActtcattatatttttccaGAAGATCCAGAATTCCTACTACAGATTAGATAGGTAATCtcactttaaaagcaaaacttatAGGTTGTTTTTACAATTAACTATTGAAATTCTTTCCCAAATTAAGTGTTCTTTGTAGTTACCAGAAAAAATTATGTCTTATTCATAATGGGAATGGAAATGCAAATACTGAAATAGTGCCGTCCCACACATTTGGTGTGAGACTTCAGCCATCAGGTAGAACTACATGATAAAGTTCTGTACACATTTATGTTGAATATTCAAGAACTTTCAAGTAAGATGGTCTAGGTCTACCAAAACTGAAAAGCTATGTGCTATTCAACTCCAGCCAGTGAAGTCATACAAGCTGCATTGGTCTTGTCAAGAATTAGTTTATTACCTTCCTTCACGTCCACACAAGTAGCTAGTCCAGTGGATCTCTTTTTAGAGTGCCTtcaaatgaagaattaaaaaccATTAGAGCTTGAAATAAATACCtttcttctaaattaaattatttttaaaaagttcagcTTCAGTTCAGGACttaataataatgcattttaagcAGTACAGGGTCCTTTCCCAGCTTAgaacaaaggaaacatttaGAAAGGACAACCAGGGATCCTGCTTTTTCCACACAAAGGACACGTAAATGAAGTCAAAgaacttttcagaaaattattatatCTCCCCCAGGCCCTCCAAGTTTCTCACACAGTTGCCaatagaaacaaaacccaaaaggCAGAGtcctttaaaaaagataaaacacagGCATTAAATATTCTTGGATAGTTTGTCTCCCTTATACAAGTGAATGACAACTGCTTCTGTTTCACCTTACCTTGTCGGTCAAACCTACTCAGACATGCCCGTTTTGTTGCCAACCTAGGTTTCTGTCTCCTCTCTCCACCCCACCCCCAATTGTTTCATGCATTATCTCTGTCACACAAGCCCAAGtgcaaaagataaataaaagcactttcttttccAGAGACATTTGCAGCCAAGTTGTAACATCTGGTATCTGCATGAACTAAGCACATTCTGTTGTTTATTTCAGGCATGCCAGGGACACAAATGCTGAATAATCACTTTGGTTATGCAATGAATTTGTTCTTAGTTATTACAACTAAAACATGGGGTGAAAAGAATTAGAGACTGAAGTAAGGATCATAAGTTATAAGAGTTTGATCTACGTCTAAATATTGGTTTCCACAGGctacttcagattttttcagAAGAGTAAAAACCCTTTCTTCAAGTTAGTTTTCAGGTAAAGCGTAACTACAGAAGACTGCACAATTTGTAGAACAAGAATCAAACTGTTTATACGTACTGTTCTCCAGTGATCCAATTAAGAGTCGAGTCAGGACGCGCCTGCTCTTGAGCTGGAGCACCATTGAATGGAGAGTGTAATAAACTCTTCTGGACTTCTCCAAGCTCTTGCTGAGTTTTGATTGTGTCCTTCTTGTATGTTGCTTCCAACAACAAGGAAGATTTCATCTGGTGGCCAACTGGGTTCACGGACTTCAGTGTAAGAGCATTTGATGACAAAATGCTTGACTGAAGCTGGTCTGGCACCAGCCCTTGGAGGGTTTGCAGACCTGAGCTTTGACAAGATGCCatccatttctgctgctgagctgcgcTAGGTGCTACATGTGAATATACcttcagagatgaaaaatactgttttaccCTCAAAAACCCACACACGTATAAACATTGCCATTTGcccttttattttgcataactAGAATAGCTTATCATGCTTAAGAGAACTTTCACATGCAACTAAAACTAGATCacagagaagcaaaaccaaTCTTTGAGGTTTCACAATTAAAAGTGTTTCATCATGTATTTAAGGTTATGCCAGGTATCTATACTAGTCAGATATTGCAACCTCGACTTCCAGATTTGGTTAACACACTGCTTGGGTTACCATTTAAAGCACAGCTAAATTTTATGCAGCAAGTTCAAGAGGACTGCTCCTATTTATCATAGCCCATACTCACCGACGGCTTATTTTGTTCAGCTAACGTTGTAGATGCTGGTTCCAGTCTGGTTTCCTCCAAACTTTTGGTGAGCTGAGTGAGCTgttccagcttctgctgcagggCTTGCAGTTCAAGGACAgctgattcttttcttttgatagaatccctctcttcttcttctAATGAAGAAATGTCGATATTAAGTAAACCAGATATTAAATCAAACAATGAAAAGGGACAGCTACACAACGCTATCTCAACACTAGCCtggacaccagcagcagccctaaTGCTTCTAAAGGAGTTCACAGGCCAGGATACCTCTCTTACACTTAGAGTGCCAGCCTCAGTGCTCCTACTGCAAGCATACTCATGCCTCCCATCTTCAGCACAAAAGAACACTAAGCTCTGAAAAATTCTATCAAAGCAACCCTTTGGTAACATCTAAGTGGAGATGGAGCCTGCTGTCCCTGAAGGGAGAGCTGTGTTTGCTGGGAATTATCATACATAActactgcaataaaaaaaaaatccacccaaACACTggttttaaatatgcatttagaAACACAATGGTAAGAATACTCTGGATTCTGATTACAGACTACAGAGAGGAACAAAGATATTCTTTATCTTGAATTATAGGTATCAGCTGGTAAGCACAGAGCCACAGATACAACTCACATCAGGGTAACTAGTACTGCTAAGAGCTGTCTGTACTTGCCTGCAATTTCCTCAGAAGGAACTTCTCAAGAAAATCTAGGCttcaaaagacaaaaccaaaaggaTGAGCTTAAAATCTAAATGTCAGCATCGTGACAGTTTTGGAATTAAGTCCTTGAAGGGTTTGAAGACAACTTGACACCGTTACACGTCAGTCATTTGGCCTATTTACTAGTGTTTCCTAGCTTACCACAGCCTGTTTTTGTACAGGGATGATAATCTGGCCTTTGAGAAAGTTTTCAGGCTTCAACAGAGCTTGAAAAGACATGAATATAGACAGGTGCTACTTTTCCAAGAACATGAGAATGGTTTTGAAATAGTTAGGTAGAAGAAGAATACCGcgttctttctgtcttctgaggCGCTCGTATTTCATGAAGTATCGCTTGGCTCTGAGCTCCTCAAATGAAAGTTCAGAGCCTTCACATATGAGCAGGTTTTTATTATACATTGCAACCTGCTCACATTCAACAGCAGCAGACGATGACTTCGGAAGAACTTCAGATTTGGAGAGGTATGTCACATActttctgtgaggaaaaataaaaaagttctgTTCAAGTTTGTTGGATTTGTTCTGGggaatatgttattttttttcccaaaagtgaggccccctcccctctttttttttttttttttttttttttaaacttacacTTCTCGTTCACCAGAAGAGCAGGACTGAGTACCAGCACAATCAGGACCCTAAAGTTGTGGGGTAGGGAGAAAGCATTATATTTAGCCATCCATTTTGACAGGACTAGCAATCTGGAAGTCcataatatttaatttggatCAAAGAGATGACAATTCAGACCATGAGCATAGCAAGAACAAACAGATCAGGAGAAATATACAAGTGATCACAGCCCGAGAAAGCTCATCCTGAAGAATTAACTGTCTAAGAGTCTGCTGTTATCACtgaaaaattttggaaaatgaacaaGATCCCAGAGAATCCAGACACAAGGATATACTTCTGGAAACTGCAGTCCTCAGAAGGATTCTGGGACGAGTTGAACAGGCATTTTCTAGTCCCCAAAAAACAGGACTGTAATTTCTAGATCACGTGGGTTTGTAAAGAACAGACTGGATGGCCtcctctgatttctttctttgacaAGCTATCCAATTTCAGGGGTATGGAGGCAGGCAAGAGGTCTAAGTAGCTTTAATCATTCATGACACCTTTTAGTACTTGCAGGCAATACCAAACTGAAAGAGTCACATGCACTTTAGAAAATGGGACAAAGTTGAGAAAGCTGACATATTTCCTACCCACAGTTTTTCAGTCTTAAATTTcacaccccccccccattcATCTTTCATCTTATTCTGTCACAAGAACTGCAAAGAAATTTAACTAGCTCCACCAAACCTCAGAACTACAGTGCTGCATTCTGGTACGTATCTAAGATGGGTTAGAATTAACatggtttcttttttggttttattgtgGGGAAGAGGATGGAGGAAGAAGACTCCAGAGTGACACAATTCTGAAAAGTTAACTAAAATTTCTACAAGGCATGAAAAGAACCTCAGCTGGAACTTGCTACACACTGACGTGGCAGAGTGCTCTATTGACATTCCTCCACAGAGGGGCTCAGGAGCCATGAGAGTGTCATCTCCTAGTAATTTCCCATCATCAGACTGATTTCTACGCAAAGCCACCATCTCACTAAGGACCATTTTGGAagtttcccttcttcctctggcattatctttcatttattcttcAATAGCATATAAAAGTAGTAGCATGGAAATTCAGTGTGGACGATATTCAATCACAACAGACAAAATACCATTTATAGTACTATCCCTGCAAAGAACACTAACTAGCTGGATGCATTAAGTAGCTGGATGCATCACCCTGCCTGGAATACTGGAAATGCGTTGAGTAACTAACAACTGTGACCCCATACTTGTGAAACTATTTCTACAAAGATGGGTTTTAGGCTCTAAGCATCACATCAGCAACATTTCTTAGATGTGGAAGATACTGTTagaatatataaatgtttttattcagtcAAGCTCTTTAATCCAAAACTTACGCAAGGGTCCCACAATCTCCCCCATACTAATTCATTTCTCAAGCCTGTTACCTGATTATTGCAAGTATATGCTGGATCATTAAGATTCGCAACACCTTTTCGAGGAGACATTTGATTTGCAGCCTGTGAAGTTTGAAGTGGTTTTATAACAGCAGCACCTGGGACAGATTACACAGGCTTGCATTAACAAGTAGAAATCTTTTTTCTGATGTATGAATTTTTACTTACAACtttaagcatttgaaaaacTTATACTTTGTTTTGAATACACTTAAGAATCTTTAATACAACCaggaaaatggtaaaaaaaacagtttctacAGGAACCCTATTACACTTTGTAATCATTCAGCTAGCTCTGGAACTTAACAAAAGCTCTCAGTTGCATCCTCTACAGtgcatattattatttctttatgttgagggattttttgaaacagcaaaaatcccatggcttgctgcagctgagcaaaccaagctaccagggcaactatgagaagttcccatgacagtgttcccacatcgtccaattgaggaatttagaagaATATTGTTACCAGCctctggcttcaaggacaaggtctatgtgactgctaatcacaagggggttgttttcttgtagttgtttgtctgagtgcttttgaccaataatcttgtgtgagacactatccacccctgttaagttcactataaagttaggctattcgggcaataaaacggagcatgatctgaccatactggtgtctgtcgtgctttcggccatgcttcctgcaacatcTTTACACTCAGAGAAGACACCGCTATCATTTGCGGTATCAATGATAGATGATCCAACTACCATTTATGCGTGGTAAGGAGCACGAGCTCTTCAAACTTAATTTTAagttttgctattaaaatattatcGCTCTAAATAATTAATTCCCTAATTTTAGAGCTGTTACTCACATTCTTTATTTTGATTGTTCACACTCCTAATTATAGGAATATATAGGAATATTCTCATATTGAAATTACAACATCTCAGCCTTCAGCTGCTTTACTGAAACAAATCTCTGCTGGACGTTTTAACACCATAGCTAGAATAGAATCAATACAGCAGGTTCCCTAAATAGAGCACTGTTAATCCCACCTAGACATCAGAAGGGCTAAGAGAAAGGAAGCACGAACAGCTTCCTTCACAGTGACAAAATCCACTGATCAAGGGAAAAGATTCATCCAATTGAGGTACAGTTCACAGGCAGATGATCTGTAGCCTCACCTTGCAGAGGAGGATTCTGAGGATCGTAATTCTGCAGCCAGCTAAATTGCAAGAAACATCAGTTATTATCATTAAGTCACCTgtcccccacccacccccagaAACCTTTGATTTCCTTGTACAGTCCTTGTGCCTAGAAATCAAACACTAAGATGCTCACATAACTTACAGGACATATTACTGAACGTATCCTAGTAGTTTTACAttgtgaaaagcaaaacaactccGCAATAGGTGGCAAGAGATGAAAATCTTGTTTATCATCAGCTGAGTGAATATAGCTCACAATAAGCAATTAACAAAGCTCACACTCAATAAATCCAAGATATGCTTTAATTTGGAtctatttaacagaaaatagaCAAGAAACAGATCAACCAGTTTCAGGATTTTCTTCCGTGACTCTACTTCACTTAAGGCACTGTGGTACAGGCTTTGTCAGTACACCCtttaaaaaagacaacacaTACTGAACAGCAAAGAAGAACCATCCTTAAGCTTATACCCACCtttcacaaaaataatcatTGGTGTATATACGCTCTGTGCTATAGCAAAGatagacaagaaaaaaaacagccgAACACTATCTAAATAGCTCTGTAAGTAAAAAGATGCATCAGAATTACCAGTACAGCTGTTCCAAGTTCTCTCGTGGTTGCGCCTGGTTTTGAAATCCCTTTTGAAGGACAGCTATTGCACAGCGCACGTTGCCCTCATTTACCAGCTGCTGAGCCCAAGCAATATAGAAGGCAGAGGCATTTGCACCAACTCCCTGTCCATGCAGGTAGTCAAAGTACTCACACGGAGAGGTGATGAACTCTGCCTGCGCGagacaaaaacacacaacccGTAGGCACTTCCAAGAGCATCCAAGGAAGTTACAGGAGTAAAAGAACAGGAACAATTTCTTACTTTCCAcgttaagatttatttatttatttattttttaaagatggaaACAGCTGGTAGATGTTTCTCATGAGCTAAGCGGCTTCACGAGAAAGCTTTTAGAAAGGAACGCGCTTGCCCTTCCCCTTCGCAGAGGGGTTGAGCGCCGCCGCCCGCACCTACCAGCTTCAGGCAGTAGCCGACGAACCTGGGGTCCCGGCGGTACCTCCCCTCCGGCAGGAACTCCGCCACCAGCCGCTCCAGCAGCCCGGGCAGCCGCGCTCGCCGCTCCGGGGCGGGCAGGCAGCCCTCCAGCCACCGCGCGTACCTGCGGGGGGACGGCCGGGGCCGCGTCAGGCACCGCCAAACGCctcagcccggcccggcccgccccgcgcACCCACCTGTCCCACGGCTCCAGCGGGTCGCTGCCGACATAGCTCCGGAGCTGGGCCTCCAGGCTCCTGCGGGGCGGCACGttaggggatgggggggggggaccgggagcacccccagcccccccccagccccctcaggccgcccccagcccccctcagCCGCCCCCCGGCGCCGTGCCCTCACCGCCCGCCCTCCTCCATGGCGCCGCCACAGCCCCAACCGCTGCTGATTCAAACCCCGCGCGGCGCCTCCCCATTGGCCGCCCCCCGCCACCAATCGCCGAGCGGCCCCTCTCGCCACGCCCACCCCCAGGCCACGCCCCGTCCCCGTGGCGCCGGCGGGaagcgccccccgccccgccccgcgccccccatTGAGTGCCGGCAGGGAGCCAGGGCCGGGCATGAGACCGAGCGGCGTTTGATGAGCGCTGCTTAATGAGCCTGCGCCGCTCATTAAGCCACACatcagacacacacacagaccagGGCTGCAAGACACGGTTCCGGTTACAAGATTCAGCTATTCCATAACACTGACACCGCGCTCCCGCGGGCAGCCCCGCGGCACACCCAGCTCCGCCGGGCAGTTACATGAGAGAAAGCTCCTCCACGGGGCACTGCCacatccagcagctcctgctgctgataAACCTGGCCCACGTGCAGGTGGGCGCAGCGGCTGAAGGCAGCCAGGCAGAAGGTGCTGGAGAGCCGAGCAGCTGAGGATCAGCTCCTCCTTGTCGGCAGCCGTGGACACGGGCGTTACACAGCTCGCTCAGAAGTGAGATgactggggctggcagcagcaggcggcAAGTTTAAGATCTCCTCAAGTGAAGGGCCTTCGTCTTCAGGCGGTATCTCTGCCTCAAACATACGCTGAAGCAGAGCATCAACTGTCCTGTACCCTGAAGGTAGGAGAAGAGGCACTGTAAGCATCCATCCCTGTTTTTccagcagaatcacagaatatccacCTTAATACAGATATTACTCAAAGCCTATTCCCCTTTCTTATGctaaagcagcaagaaaataattgcCTTGATTAATGTCTACTGGTATTTT
The nucleotide sequence above comes from Aythya fuligula isolate bAytFul2 chromosome 3, bAytFul2.pri, whole genome shotgun sequence. Encoded proteins:
- the BUB1 gene encoding mitotic checkpoint serine/threonine-protein kinase BUB1, which encodes MEEGGRSLEAQLRSYVGSDPLEPWDRYARWLEGCLPAPERRARLPGLLERLVAEFLPEGRYRRDPRFVGYCLKLAEFITSPCEYFDYLHGQGVGANASAFYIAWAQQLVNEGNVRCAIAVLQKGFQNQAQPRENLEQLYCWLQNYDPQNPPLQGAAVIKPLQTSQAANQMSPRKGVANLNDPAYTCNNQGPDCAGTQSCSSGEREVKYVTYLSKSEVLPKSSSAAVECEQVAMYNKNLLICEGSELSFEELRAKRYFMKYERLRRQKEREEEERDSIKRKESAVLELQALQQKLEQLTQLTKSLEETRLEPASTTLAEQNKPSVYSHVAPSAAQQQKWMASCQSSGLQTLQGLVPDQLQSSILSSNALTLKSVNPVGHQMKSSLLLEATYKKDTIKTQQELGEVQKSLLHSPFNGAPAQEQARPDSTLNWITGEQHSKKRSTGLATCVDVKEASRVGNSSFASGNASQATPNTSLGGTSLGGATQATPFKVQPSPTVHTKEALGFLMDVFQTPFSPELSLEESEEQLEVFCRKREPDGTLKVNVAAPVVPMFSIFEDENEKENSRIPQRKKKSEEPRTFGQRPLTDCTEEETGTPEFLRDDYTVWNVPCSNKTLAASPNNTRDFARAAQLVSTPFNYLSAPSRQAFEDKAPRDDMLQMDLESSEELHKQAKTKKLSPTLEHIAEQGEPLGNVTATTASHKLREQTATSRAEYSSVGVDKNSYDKLSGTEQDGTARTGRTSVLVENPWDTELICKFLSELPKPLNTYDNYFEWKSALPTIKLKTELPLGSSSFHVDCLVGEGAFAQVYQASILDASNPRNNQKVTFKVQKPSNPWEFYIATQLVERLDPSIRHLYIHFYSAHFFQNGSILVGELYNYGTLLNAINIYKKIPEKVMPQALVIYFAVKILYMVEELHTCKIIHGDIKPDNFLLGERFLDNDTCDIDGLSHGLTLIDLGQSIDMKLFPEGTAFTARCETSGFQCIEMLTQKPWNYQTDYFGIAATVYCMLFGTYMQVKNENGVWKPEGSFRRLANAEVWKEFFDSMLNIPNCHSLPSLGVLRKRLKDLFCKSYAKEIKFLRNRLVVLLIEHKRSRK